Proteins from a single region of Bos javanicus breed banteng chromosome 25, ARS-OSU_banteng_1.0, whole genome shotgun sequence:
- the CIITA gene encoding MHC class II transactivator isoform X5 has product MNHFQTILSQVRMLLSSHRPSQVQALLDNLLAEELLSREYHHALLHESDGEALARKISLTLLEKGDPDFALLGWIWSGLQAPTAERGPSYKDPGGSGQCPTMELGPLEGSYLELLNSSADPLQLYHLYDRMDLTGEEEIELCSEPDTDTINCEQFSRLLCDMEGDEETREAYANIAELDQYVFQDTQLEGLSKDIFIEHIGLEEMISESVEVLEEAGQKSQKRPFPEELPVDLKHRKLAEPLTMPVVTGTFLVGPVSDSLVQPCPPPPALFNTEPASSQTRLKDTAPPSSSLLSCLSLPAGPIQIIPTLPTLPQGLWPISGTGTGVSSILIYQSEMPPASQTPPSSGPAVQSLPKSPDRPGSASPFAPSAADLPSMPEPALTSRAGLTEDEMSPTKCPAAGGASSKLPKWPESVEQFYQSLRDKYQAQPTGPEGTLVDMDLVRVRLEKSSGKSQERELATLDWAERQPARGGLAEVLLAASDRQQPRETRVIAVLGKAGHGKSHWARAVSRAWAHGQLPQYDFVFCVPCHRLDRPGTSYRLQDLLSSLGPQPLPVDDEVLSYIARRPNRILLILDGFEDLEAHDGSLHSTGGPGSAEPRSLRGLLAGLLQRKLLRGCTLLLTAWPRGRLAQSLSKVDALFEVAGFSAQQVETYVRRYFESEGTTEHQERALALLQARPFLLSHSHSPTVCRTVCQLAEAVLQRSDEAQLPSTLTGLYVGLLGPAARDGPPGALAELARLAWELGRAHQRGLKAGCLPSAEARAWAVAQGWLRPTPGAPETELAFSSFLLQCFLGAVWLALSGEIKDKELPQYLALTPRKKRPYDNWLEGVPRFLVGLVFQPRAGCLGALAGPAATTSADRKQKVLTRYLKRLQPGTLQAGRLLELLHCAHEALDPGLWQHVLQGLPARLSFLGTRLTPPDTHVLGSALEAAGRDFSLDLRSTGVDASGLGSLVGLSCVTRFSLVTVPGSEALPSQGCIE; this is encoded by the exons GCAGTGGACAGTGCCCAACCATGGAGCTGGGGCCTCTAGAAGGCAGTTACTTAGAACTTCTCAACAGCAGTGCTGACCCTTTGCAGCTCTACCACCTCTACGACCGGATGGATCTGAcaggagaagaagaaatagagCTCTGCTCAG AGCCTGACACAGACACCATCAACTGCGAACAGTTCAGCAGGCTGTTGTGTGACATGGAAGGTGATGAAGAGACCAGGGAAGCTTATGCCAATATCG CGGAATTGGACCAGTACGTCTTCCAGGACACCCAGCTGGAGGGCCTGAGCAAAGACATTTTCA TCGAGCACATAGGATTGGAAGAAATGATCAGCGAGAGCGTGGAGGTACTGGAGGAAGCAGGGCAGAAAAGTCAGAAGAGAC CCTTCCCAGAGGAGCTGCCTGTGGATCTGAAGCACCGGAAGCTAG CCGAGCCCCTCACCATGCCCGTAGTGACTGGCACTTTCCTGGTGGGGCCAGTGAGCGACTCCTTGGTTCAGCCCTGCCCGCCACCTCCTGCTCTGTTCAACACGGAGCCAGCATCCAGCCAGACCCGGCTGAAGGACACAG CGCCTCCGTCCAGTTCCTTGTTGAGCTGCCTGAGTCTTCCCGCGGGACCCATTCAGATTATCCCCACTCTCCCCACTCTGCCCCAGGGGCTCTGGCCAATCTCAGGGACTGGGACGGGGGTCTCCAGTATACTCATCTACCAAA GTGAGATGCCCCCGGCCAGCCAAACACCCCCATCCAGCGGGCCTGCTGTCCAGAGCCTTCCCAAGTCCCCAGACCGGCCTGGCTCTGCCAGCCCCTTTGCCCCGTCTGCCGCTGACCTCCCCAGCATGCCCGAACCGGCCCTCACCTCCCGTGCAGGCCTGACAG aggatgagatgtcccCCACCAAATGCCCAGCAGCTGGCGGGGCCTCCAGCAAACTTCCCAAGTGGCCTG AGAGCGTGGAGCAGTTCTACCAGTCGCTACGGGACAAGTACCAGGCCCAGCCCACCGGCCCGGAAGGCACCCTGGTGGACATGGACCTGGTGAGGGTGAGGCTGGAGAAGAGCAGCGGGAAGAGCCAGGAGAGAGAGCTGGCCACCCTGGACTGGGCAGAGCGGCAGCCGGCCCGAGGGGGTCTGGCCGAGGTGCTGCTGGCCGCCAGCGACCGCCAGCAGCCCCGGGAGACGCGGGTGATCGCTGTGCTGGGCAAAGCGGGACATGGGAAGAGTCACTGGGCCCGGGCCGTGAGCCGGGCCTGGGCCCACGGCCAGCTGCCACAGTACGACTTTGTCTTCTGTGTCCCCTGCCATCGTTTGGACCGTCCGGGGACCTCCTACCGCCTGCAGGATCTGCTGTCCTCCCTGGGCCCGCAGCCGTTGCCGGTGGACGACGAGGTCCTCAGTTACATTGCGAGGAGGCCCAACCGCATCCTGCTCATCCTGGATGGCTTCGAGGACCTGGAAGCCCACGATGGCTCCCTGCACAGCACAGGAGGCCCTGGGTCGGCAGAGCCCCGCTCCCTCCGGGGGCTGCTGGCGGGCCTCCTCCAGCGCAAGCTGCTGCGGGGCTGCACCCTGCTGCTCACGGCCTGGCCCCGGGGCCGCCTGGCCCAGAGCCTGAGCAAGGTGGACGCCCTGTTTGAGGTGGCCGGCTTCTCGGCCCAGCAGGTTGAGACCTATGTGAGGCGTTACTTTGAGTCGGAGGGGACCACTGAGCACCAAGAGAGAGCCCTGGCGCTCCTGCAGGCCCGGCCGTTCCTCCTGAGCCACAGCCACAGCCCCACCGTGTGCCGGACCGTGTGCCAGCTCGCGGAGGCCGTCCTGCAGCGGAGCGATGAAGCCCAGCTGCCCTCCACGCTCACGGGCCTCTACGTGGGCCTGCTAGGCCCAGCAGCTCGCGATGGCCCCCCGGGGGCCCTGGCGGAACTGGCCAGGCTGGCCTGGGAGCTGGGCCGTGCACACCAGAGGGGCCTGAAGGCGGGCTGTTTACCGTCGGCGGAGGCGAGGGCCTGGGCTGTGGCCCAAGGCTGGTTGCGGCCCACCCCGGGGGCCCCAGAGACGGAGCTGGCCTTCTCCAGCTTCCTCCTGCAGTGCTTCCTGGGGGCCGTGTGGCTGGCTTTGAGCGGCGAAATCAAGGACAAGGAGCTGCCGCAGTATCTGGCCTTAACCCCGAGGAAGAAGCGGCCCTATGACAACTGGCTGGAGGGCGTGCCGCGCTTCTTGGTCGGATTGGTCTTCCAGCCTCGCGCCGGCTGCCTGGGGGCCCTGGCAGGGCCGGCGGCCACCACGTCGGCGGACAGGAAGCAGAAGGTGCTCACGAGGTACCTGAAGCGTCTGCAGCCTGGGACGCTGCAGGCGGGGCGGCTGCTGGAGCTGCTGCACTGTGCCCACGAGGCGCTGGACCCCGGGCTCTGGCAGCACGTGCTGCAGGGGCTCCCTGCCCGCCTCTCCTTCCTGGGCACACGGCTCACGCCTCCTGACACCCATGTGCTGGGCAGCGCCCTGGAGGCCGCGGGCCGAGACTTTTCCCTGGACCTCCGCAGCACTGGCGTCGACGCCTCTGGACTGGGGAGCCTCGTGGGACTCAGCTGTGTCACCCGTTTCAG CCTGGTCACCGTGCCCGGGTCTGAGGCCCTTCCTTCACAGGGCTGCATTGAGTGA
- the CIITA gene encoding MHC class II transactivator isoform X1, whose protein sequence is MNHFQTILSQVRMLLSSHRPSQVQALLDNLLAEELLSREYHHALLHESDGEALARKISLTLLEKGDPDFALLGWIWSGLQAPTAERGPSYKDPGGSGQCPTMELGPLEGSYLELLNSSADPLQLYHLYDRMDLTGEEEIELCSEPDTDTINCEQFSRLLCDMEGDEETREAYANIAELDQYVFQDTQLEGLSKDIFIEHIGLEEMISESVEVLEEAGQKSQKRPFPEELPVDLKHRKLAEPLTMPVVTGTFLVGPVSDSLVQPCPPPPALFNTEPASSQTRLKDTAPPSSSLLSCLSLPAGPIQIIPTLPTLPQGLWPISGTGTGVSSILIYQSEMPPASQTPPSSGPAVQSLPKSPDRPGSASPFAPSAADLPSMPEPALTSRAGLTEDEMSPTKCPAAGGASSKLPKWPESVEQFYQSLRDKYQAQPTGPEGTLVDMDLVRVRLEKSSGKSQERELATLDWAERQPARGGLAEVLLAASDRQQPRETRVIAVLGKAGHGKSHWARAVSRAWAHGQLPQYDFVFCVPCHRLDRPGTSYRLQDLLSSLGPQPLPVDDEVLSYIARRPNRILLILDGFEDLEAHDGSLHSTGGPGSAEPRSLRGLLAGLLQRKLLRGCTLLLTAWPRGRLAQSLSKVDALFEVAGFSAQQVETYVRRYFESEGTTEHQERALALLQARPFLLSHSHSPTVCRTVCQLAEAVLQRSDEAQLPSTLTGLYVGLLGPAARDGPPGALAELARLAWELGRAHQRGLKAGCLPSAEARAWAVAQGWLRPTPGAPETELAFSSFLLQCFLGAVWLALSGEIKDKELPQYLALTPRKKRPYDNWLEGVPRFLVGLVFQPRAGCLGALAGPAATTSADRKQKVLTRYLKRLQPGTLQAGRLLELLHCAHEALDPGLWQHVLQGLPARLSFLGTRLTPPDTHVLGSALEAAGRDFSLDLRSTGVDASGLGSLVGLSCVTRFRAALSDTVELWESLQQRGEAKLLRAVEEKFTIEPFKAKSMKDVEDLGNLVQIQRTRSSSEAAAGELPAVRDLKKLEFALGPVLGPQVFPKLVKILEAFTSLQHLDLDSLSENKIGDEGVAQLSATFPQLKALETLNLSQNNITDVGACKLAEALPALATSLLRLSLYNNCICDAGAESLAHALPDMVSLRVLDVQYNKFTAAGAQQLAAGLRKCPQVKTLAMWTPTIPFGVQEHLQQLDPRIILR, encoded by the exons GCAGTGGACAGTGCCCAACCATGGAGCTGGGGCCTCTAGAAGGCAGTTACTTAGAACTTCTCAACAGCAGTGCTGACCCTTTGCAGCTCTACCACCTCTACGACCGGATGGATCTGAcaggagaagaagaaatagagCTCTGCTCAG AGCCTGACACAGACACCATCAACTGCGAACAGTTCAGCAGGCTGTTGTGTGACATGGAAGGTGATGAAGAGACCAGGGAAGCTTATGCCAATATCG CGGAATTGGACCAGTACGTCTTCCAGGACACCCAGCTGGAGGGCCTGAGCAAAGACATTTTCA TCGAGCACATAGGATTGGAAGAAATGATCAGCGAGAGCGTGGAGGTACTGGAGGAAGCAGGGCAGAAAAGTCAGAAGAGAC CCTTCCCAGAGGAGCTGCCTGTGGATCTGAAGCACCGGAAGCTAG CCGAGCCCCTCACCATGCCCGTAGTGACTGGCACTTTCCTGGTGGGGCCAGTGAGCGACTCCTTGGTTCAGCCCTGCCCGCCACCTCCTGCTCTGTTCAACACGGAGCCAGCATCCAGCCAGACCCGGCTGAAGGACACAG CGCCTCCGTCCAGTTCCTTGTTGAGCTGCCTGAGTCTTCCCGCGGGACCCATTCAGATTATCCCCACTCTCCCCACTCTGCCCCAGGGGCTCTGGCCAATCTCAGGGACTGGGACGGGGGTCTCCAGTATACTCATCTACCAAA GTGAGATGCCCCCGGCCAGCCAAACACCCCCATCCAGCGGGCCTGCTGTCCAGAGCCTTCCCAAGTCCCCAGACCGGCCTGGCTCTGCCAGCCCCTTTGCCCCGTCTGCCGCTGACCTCCCCAGCATGCCCGAACCGGCCCTCACCTCCCGTGCAGGCCTGACAG aggatgagatgtcccCCACCAAATGCCCAGCAGCTGGCGGGGCCTCCAGCAAACTTCCCAAGTGGCCTG AGAGCGTGGAGCAGTTCTACCAGTCGCTACGGGACAAGTACCAGGCCCAGCCCACCGGCCCGGAAGGCACCCTGGTGGACATGGACCTGGTGAGGGTGAGGCTGGAGAAGAGCAGCGGGAAGAGCCAGGAGAGAGAGCTGGCCACCCTGGACTGGGCAGAGCGGCAGCCGGCCCGAGGGGGTCTGGCCGAGGTGCTGCTGGCCGCCAGCGACCGCCAGCAGCCCCGGGAGACGCGGGTGATCGCTGTGCTGGGCAAAGCGGGACATGGGAAGAGTCACTGGGCCCGGGCCGTGAGCCGGGCCTGGGCCCACGGCCAGCTGCCACAGTACGACTTTGTCTTCTGTGTCCCCTGCCATCGTTTGGACCGTCCGGGGACCTCCTACCGCCTGCAGGATCTGCTGTCCTCCCTGGGCCCGCAGCCGTTGCCGGTGGACGACGAGGTCCTCAGTTACATTGCGAGGAGGCCCAACCGCATCCTGCTCATCCTGGATGGCTTCGAGGACCTGGAAGCCCACGATGGCTCCCTGCACAGCACAGGAGGCCCTGGGTCGGCAGAGCCCCGCTCCCTCCGGGGGCTGCTGGCGGGCCTCCTCCAGCGCAAGCTGCTGCGGGGCTGCACCCTGCTGCTCACGGCCTGGCCCCGGGGCCGCCTGGCCCAGAGCCTGAGCAAGGTGGACGCCCTGTTTGAGGTGGCCGGCTTCTCGGCCCAGCAGGTTGAGACCTATGTGAGGCGTTACTTTGAGTCGGAGGGGACCACTGAGCACCAAGAGAGAGCCCTGGCGCTCCTGCAGGCCCGGCCGTTCCTCCTGAGCCACAGCCACAGCCCCACCGTGTGCCGGACCGTGTGCCAGCTCGCGGAGGCCGTCCTGCAGCGGAGCGATGAAGCCCAGCTGCCCTCCACGCTCACGGGCCTCTACGTGGGCCTGCTAGGCCCAGCAGCTCGCGATGGCCCCCCGGGGGCCCTGGCGGAACTGGCCAGGCTGGCCTGGGAGCTGGGCCGTGCACACCAGAGGGGCCTGAAGGCGGGCTGTTTACCGTCGGCGGAGGCGAGGGCCTGGGCTGTGGCCCAAGGCTGGTTGCGGCCCACCCCGGGGGCCCCAGAGACGGAGCTGGCCTTCTCCAGCTTCCTCCTGCAGTGCTTCCTGGGGGCCGTGTGGCTGGCTTTGAGCGGCGAAATCAAGGACAAGGAGCTGCCGCAGTATCTGGCCTTAACCCCGAGGAAGAAGCGGCCCTATGACAACTGGCTGGAGGGCGTGCCGCGCTTCTTGGTCGGATTGGTCTTCCAGCCTCGCGCCGGCTGCCTGGGGGCCCTGGCAGGGCCGGCGGCCACCACGTCGGCGGACAGGAAGCAGAAGGTGCTCACGAGGTACCTGAAGCGTCTGCAGCCTGGGACGCTGCAGGCGGGGCGGCTGCTGGAGCTGCTGCACTGTGCCCACGAGGCGCTGGACCCCGGGCTCTGGCAGCACGTGCTGCAGGGGCTCCCTGCCCGCCTCTCCTTCCTGGGCACACGGCTCACGCCTCCTGACACCCATGTGCTGGGCAGCGCCCTGGAGGCCGCGGGCCGAGACTTTTCCCTGGACCTCCGCAGCACTGGCGTCGACGCCTCTGGACTGGGGAGCCTCGTGGGACTCAGCTGTGTCACCCGTTTCAG GGCTGCATTGAGTGACACTGTGGAGCTATGGGAGTCCCTGCAGCAGCGTGGGGAGGCCAAGCTACTCCGGGCAGTGGAGGAGAAGTTCACCATCGAGCCTTTCAAGGCCAAGTCCATGAAGGATGTGGAAGACCTTGGCAATCTCGTGCAGATCCAGAG GACAAGAAGCTCCTCTGAAGCAGCAGCTGGGGAGCTCCCTGCTGTCCGAGACTTAAAGAAGCTGGAGTTTGC GCTGGGCCCTGTCTTGGGCCCACAGGTTTTTCCTAAACTGGTGAAGATCCTTGAGGCCTTTACTTCCCTTCAGCATCTAGA CCTGGACTCGCTGAGCGAGAACAAGATTGGGGACGAGGGTGTCGCCCAGCTCTCAGCCACCTTCCCTCAGCTGAAGGCCCTGGAGACACTCAA CTTGTCCCAGAACAACATCACCGACGTGGGTGCCTGCAAGCTGGCCGAGGCTCTGCCCGCGCTGGCCACGTCCCTCCTCAGGCTGAG CTTGTACAATAACTGTATCTGCGACGCGGGAGCCGAGAGCCTGGCGCATGCGCTTCCAGACATGGTGTCCCTCCGGGTGCTGGA CGTCCAGTACAACAAGTTCACAGCCGCTGGGGCTCAGCAGCTTGCCGCTGGCCTGAGAAAGTGCCCTCAGGTGAAGACACTGGC GATGTGGACGCCCACCATCCCCTTTGGCGTCCAGGAACACCTGCAGCAGCTGGACCCACGAATCATTCTGAGATGA